From Pseudomonadota bacterium:
GCCGCTCCGGCAGCAGCAGCCCCTTGTAGACCAGGGTCTCCGAGGAGAGGCTGGCGATGTGGAAGCGGCCGTCGGGATCGGCGCCGGCGTCGGCGACGCGGTTCTCGGCCAGCTTGCGGATGATGTAGAGCTTGCGCTCGAAGGCGCTCGGTGGGAGCCGGCGCAGTCGGATAAAGAGCTGACGGAAGGCGGGCATGACCTGGCGCGCCAGGGGTCCGATCTGCGACGTATCGATCGGCACCTCACGCCAGCCGATCACCTCTTGGCCCTCTTCCTGGACGACGCGCTCGACCAGCTCCTGACAGGTGGCGCGCGCGCGCCGGTCCGGGGGGAGAAAGACCTGTGCGACGCCGTAGCGCCGGCGCCGCAGCTCACCGAAGCCGAGCCGCAGGCCCTCGCGCTT
This genomic window contains:
- a CDS encoding glutamate synthase subunit alpha encodes the protein MNTPTGTPTATPTATPTGKPTRWGMYDPETEHDACGVGFVAHIKGEKSRAIVEQGLEVLSRLSHRGACGCDPDSGDGAGILMQIPERFFKREGLRLGFGELRRRRYGVAQVFLPPDRRARATCQELVERVVQEEGQEVIGWREVPIDTSQIGPLARQVMPAFRQLFIRLRRLPPSAFERKLYIIRKLAENRVADAGADPDGRFHIASLSSETLVYKGLLLPER